A single region of the Pseudalkalibacillus berkeleyi genome encodes:
- a CDS encoding enoyl-CoA hydratase/isomerase family protein: protein MVKKAVHIEIRDEIGWVILNQPNRYNAINFEMIDLLEEGIARLKNDESVKALVITGAGEKAFCSGGDLSAFHQLHSEQEAYSMLSRMGKVLLDLFQFPKPTVALLNGVAVGGGCEIATACDIRIASDHVKFGFIQGSLGITTGWGGTTFLMERVPKDAAFELLIRANKIPVTTGLQIGFIQQVFAKETIQEDFQNWIRPMLKNTRGVLEAYKQRRLDQIDYKTIKKRMNQEISECSRLWASDEHHQAVAAFLKRQ, encoded by the coding sequence ATGGTGAAAAAGGCAGTACATATTGAAATTCGAGATGAAATCGGTTGGGTCATTCTGAATCAACCCAATCGGTATAACGCAATAAATTTTGAGATGATTGATTTATTAGAAGAAGGAATTGCGAGATTGAAAAATGATGAATCTGTAAAGGCTCTCGTCATAACCGGAGCTGGAGAGAAAGCATTTTGTTCAGGTGGTGACCTTTCTGCATTCCATCAATTACATTCAGAACAAGAAGCCTATTCGATGCTCTCTAGAATGGGCAAGGTATTACTGGACCTGTTTCAGTTTCCTAAACCTACTGTTGCGTTATTAAATGGTGTTGCGGTAGGGGGAGGATGTGAAATTGCTACAGCTTGTGATATCCGTATAGCGAGCGACCATGTGAAATTCGGTTTTATCCAAGGGAGTTTAGGCATTACAACAGGTTGGGGTGGGACGACGTTTCTGATGGAGCGAGTCCCAAAGGATGCAGCTTTTGAGTTATTAATCCGTGCAAACAAAATACCTGTCACAACAGGTTTGCAAATCGGTTTTATTCAACAGGTTTTTGCAAAAGAAACGATCCAAGAAGATTTTCAAAATTGGATTCGTCCTATGTTGAAAAATACAAGAGGCGTACTTGAAGCATATAAGCAGAGACGTCTTGACCAAATCGATTACAAAACGATCAAGAAACGAATGAATCAAGAAATCAGTGAATGTTCTCGGTTGTGGGCATCAGACGAGCATCATCAAGCAGTGGCTGCATTTCTAAAACGTCAATAA
- a CDS encoding RsfA family transcriptional regulator has translation MGSTRQDAWNHDEDLLLAEVVLRHIREGGTQLAAFEEVGRKLSRTSAACGFRWNSLLRKRYDAAIAIAKKQRKTMNQTSKPKKANEKQRDQVKVMSNNAVELSLDEVIQYLQTLQETEAHSQAILSEYHQLQDENANLIKQNKALSIQYDQLQNEYEKIHEDHKVLLNFMDRARKMAISDDESAATQVKFQMDYNGNLEKIEK, from the coding sequence ATGGGCTCTACACGGCAAGATGCTTGGAATCATGATGAAGATCTATTGTTAGCAGAAGTTGTATTGCGTCATATTAGAGAAGGTGGGACTCAATTAGCAGCATTTGAGGAAGTAGGGAGAAAGCTATCCCGTACGTCTGCCGCATGTGGATTTAGATGGAATTCATTATTACGGAAGAGGTACGATGCAGCAATAGCGATCGCAAAAAAACAAAGAAAGACTATGAATCAAACTAGTAAACCGAAGAAAGCGAACGAGAAACAAAGGGATCAAGTCAAAGTTATGAGTAACAATGCAGTAGAATTGAGTTTGGATGAAGTCATTCAATACTTACAAACACTTCAAGAAACTGAGGCGCATTCACAAGCCATATTAAGTGAGTATCATCAACTCCAGGATGAGAATGCAAATCTAATTAAACAAAATAAGGCACTTTCCATTCAATACGATCAATTACAAAATGAGTATGAGAAAATACATGAGGATCACAAAGTCTTATTGAATTTCATGGATCGCGCAAGGAAGATGGCGATCAGTGATGACGAATCAGCTGCTACTCAAGTCAAATTCCAAATGGACTACAATGGTAATCTCGAAAAGATAGAAAAGTAA
- a CDS encoding N-acetyltransferase — protein sequence MYKVQKLLVNYKTLEEFKKFKEYGVQELSMLEDLQENIIENDSESPFYGIYYGNKLVARMSLYRIDGHYDRYFDPPQDYLELWKLEVLPDYHGKGFGSALVQYAKSYNLPVKTNARQRSSEFWEKMNFSSVTYNPNRDRGENPYVWYPDGVHEQQDPTTDNSLIKETDLSSESIES from the coding sequence ATGTATAAAGTGCAAAAACTTCTCGTAAACTATAAAACCCTTGAGGAATTTAAAAAGTTCAAGGAATACGGGGTTCAAGAGCTATCTATGTTAGAAGACCTTCAGGAAAATATCATTGAAAATGATAGTGAATCACCATTCTATGGTATTTATTATGGTAATAAGCTAGTAGCTCGAATGAGTCTATATCGAATCGATGGCCATTATGATCGATATTTCGATCCGCCACAAGATTACCTTGAGCTATGGAAGCTAGAAGTATTGCCTGATTATCACGGAAAAGGATTCGGTAGTGCGCTTGTTCAGTATGCGAAATCATATAATCTTCCAGTTAAGACGAACGCAAGACAACGTTCTAGTGAATTTTGGGAAAAAATGAACTTTTCTTCTGTAACGTACAATCCAAATCGTGACAGAGGAGAAAATCCATATGTATGGTATCCAGATGGCGTTCATGAACAACAGGATCCTACCACAGATAATAGCTTAATTAAGGAAACTGACCTGTCGTCTGAAAGCATTGAGTCTTAG
- a CDS encoding acetyl-CoA carboxylase biotin carboxylase subunit, whose protein sequence is MKKLLIANRGEIAARIVRTCEKLGIEPVIVYSQADKDLPYVKNAKIAHEIGEPPVAKSYLNSDKILEVARTEQVDAIHPGYGFLSENADFVRNVENANMIFIGPTANVVEAMGDKVKARKTMQEANVPVVPGSDGALKDVEEAVQLAGEIGYPVMIKASAGGGGIGMQKCEDEKTLRTAFVSSQNRAKAYFGNDEMFMEKFITNSRHIEVQIFGDEHGNVVHLFERDCSIQRRHQKVIEETPSPFLSEEVRTEICNAAVQAGKHVKYTNAGTVEFIVDEEENFYFLEMNTRLQVEHPVTEMVTGLDLVEWQIEIAQSKPLPKSQEELTKKGHSFEFRIYAEDPTTFLPSPGKIDTFEYPTREGVRVDTGFASQTQVTPFYDPMIAKVIIYGTNRQEAITKSIQFFDEWKLDGIKHNGPLFTTVLNEESFQKGNYTTLYLNQLNTKVKN, encoded by the coding sequence TTGAAAAAGTTACTTATTGCCAACAGAGGAGAAATTGCAGCAAGAATTGTAAGGACATGTGAAAAACTAGGTATAGAGCCTGTTATTGTGTATTCACAAGCTGATAAGGATCTACCCTACGTGAAGAATGCTAAGATTGCACATGAAATTGGAGAACCTCCAGTTGCGAAGTCATACCTAAATAGTGATAAAATATTAGAGGTTGCTCGTACTGAACAAGTAGATGCAATCCATCCAGGTTATGGTTTTCTATCCGAAAATGCAGATTTTGTTCGCAATGTTGAAAACGCTAACATGATCTTTATCGGACCAACAGCAAATGTTGTTGAAGCCATGGGAGATAAAGTGAAAGCGAGAAAGACCATGCAAGAAGCGAATGTCCCGGTTGTTCCAGGTAGTGATGGGGCTTTAAAGGATGTTGAAGAAGCTGTTCAGTTAGCAGGTGAAATCGGATATCCGGTTATGATTAAAGCTAGTGCTGGTGGCGGCGGGATCGGTATGCAAAAGTGTGAAGATGAAAAAACATTGAGAACAGCATTTGTTTCAAGCCAAAACCGAGCAAAGGCGTACTTTGGAAATGATGAAATGTTCATGGAGAAATTTATAACGAACAGTCGTCACATCGAAGTGCAAATTTTTGGAGATGAGCACGGGAATGTCGTCCATTTATTTGAGCGGGATTGCTCGATCCAACGTCGACATCAAAAAGTAATTGAAGAAACCCCGTCTCCTTTCTTAAGTGAGGAAGTACGCACTGAAATTTGTAATGCGGCTGTACAAGCTGGTAAACATGTAAAGTATACGAATGCAGGAACAGTTGAATTTATCGTTGATGAAGAAGAGAACTTCTATTTCTTAGAAATGAATACTCGTCTTCAAGTGGAACATCCTGTAACAGAAATGGTGACAGGGTTGGATTTAGTAGAATGGCAAATTGAAATTGCGCAATCTAAACCTCTACCAAAAAGTCAAGAAGAATTAACTAAGAAGGGTCACAGTTTTGAGTTTAGAATTTATGCGGAAGACCCAACAACATTTTTACCATCACCTGGTAAGATCGATACATTCGAGTATCCCACTAGAGAAGGTGTACGTGTTGACACAGGGTTTGCATCACAAACTCAAGTGACACCATTTTATGATCCTATGATTGCCAAAGTCATTATTTATGGTACAAACAGACAAGAAGCGATTACGAAATCGATTCAATTCTTTGACGAGTGGAAATTGGATGGAATCAAGCATAATGGTCCTTTGTTCACGACTGTACTTAACGAAGAATCGTTTCAAAAAGGAAATTACACTACACTTTATTTAAATCAACTAAATACAAAAGTAAAAAACTAG
- a CDS encoding biotin/lipoyl-containing protein produces MKEITASMAGTVLNVLVSEGESVTSGQSVLTLESMKMEIPIETTEAGEVSSVNVNVGDFVNEGDVLVVMK; encoded by the coding sequence ATGAAGGAAATTACAGCATCAATGGCAGGAACGGTATTAAACGTATTAGTATCTGAAGGTGAAAGTGTCACTTCAGGTCAATCTGTGTTAACGCTTGAATCAATGAAAATGGAAATCCCAATTGAGACAACTGAAGCAGGGGAAGTAAGCTCAGTAAATGTAAACGTTGGAGATTTCGTTAATGAAGGTGACGTATTAGTCGTTATGAAGTAA
- a CDS encoding acyl-CoA carboxylase subunit beta codes for MLKTINETLQETKARVEAGGAEKYHEKLKTQNKLFARKRLELLFDDGTYTIEDGKFANNQAEGLPADGVVTAIGKVNGQKVCVMANDSTVKAGSWGARTVEKIIRIQETAMRLKLPMFYLVDSAGARITDQIEMFPNRRGAGKIFYNQVKMSGMVPQVCVLFGPSAAGGAYIPAFCDTVIMVDQNASMYLGSPRMAEKVIGEKVTLEEMGGARMHCSISGCGDVLAHDEEEAIASARDYISYFPSNYRNKPEKLEGVSPVKGRALSDIVPENQNVPFDMYEFIDGLVDEGSFYEMKKLFAPEMITGFARMDGKVVGIVANQPKVKGGVLFVDSADKAAKFITLCDAFSIPLLFLADVPGFMIGTKVERAGIIRHGAKLIAAMSDVTVPKISVVVRKAYGAGLYAMAGPAFEPDCCIALPTAQIAVMGPEAAVNAVYSNKINEIEDPKERMKYVQEKHQEYKEHIDIYKLASEMIVDQIVSADDLREELMDRFEVYESKEMIFSERKHPVYPV; via the coding sequence ATGTTGAAAACAATTAATGAGACATTGCAAGAGACGAAAGCAAGAGTTGAAGCTGGTGGTGCCGAAAAGTACCACGAGAAATTGAAAACTCAAAATAAGTTGTTTGCTAGAAAACGTCTCGAACTATTATTTGATGACGGTACTTATACAATTGAAGATGGTAAGTTTGCGAACAACCAAGCAGAAGGTTTACCTGCAGATGGTGTCGTAACCGCTATTGGTAAAGTAAACGGTCAAAAGGTTTGTGTAATGGCGAATGATTCAACTGTTAAAGCGGGCTCATGGGGAGCGCGAACAGTTGAAAAAATCATCAGAATTCAAGAAACAGCAATGCGTTTGAAACTGCCAATGTTTTATTTGGTGGATTCTGCAGGTGCAAGAATCACTGACCAAATAGAAATGTTCCCGAATCGTAGAGGGGCTGGGAAAATATTCTATAATCAAGTGAAAATGTCTGGTATGGTTCCTCAAGTTTGTGTTTTATTCGGACCTTCGGCAGCAGGTGGAGCTTATATACCTGCCTTTTGTGACACAGTAATTATGGTCGATCAAAATGCGTCTATGTATTTGGGATCACCACGTATGGCTGAAAAGGTCATAGGAGAAAAGGTGACACTAGAAGAAATGGGCGGAGCAAGAATGCATTGTAGCATAAGTGGATGTGGAGATGTACTTGCACATGATGAGGAGGAAGCGATCGCTTCAGCTAGAGATTATATATCTTACTTCCCATCAAACTATAGAAACAAACCTGAGAAGCTGGAAGGCGTATCTCCTGTAAAAGGTAGAGCGCTATCTGATATTGTTCCAGAGAACCAAAATGTCCCATTTGATATGTATGAGTTCATCGATGGTCTAGTTGATGAAGGTAGCTTCTACGAAATGAAAAAGCTCTTTGCACCTGAGATGATAACAGGATTTGCAAGAATGGATGGGAAGGTCGTAGGAATTGTTGCGAACCAACCGAAGGTTAAAGGTGGAGTCTTGTTTGTAGATTCAGCAGATAAAGCAGCGAAATTCATTACATTATGTGATGCCTTCTCGATTCCGTTGCTATTCCTTGCTGACGTTCCAGGATTTATGATCGGAACGAAGGTTGAGAGAGCTGGTATCATTCGTCACGGTGCGAAATTGATTGCGGCTATGAGTGATGTGACAGTTCCTAAGATCTCAGTTGTTGTTCGTAAAGCCTATGGTGCAGGACTTTATGCTATGGCAGGACCTGCTTTCGAACCGGATTGTTGTATAGCTTTACCGACAGCTCAAATTGCAGTTATGGGTCCTGAGGCAGCTGTAAATGCTGTATACTCTAATAAGATTAATGAGATTGAGGATCCGAAGGAACGTATGAAGTATGTTCAAGAGAAACATCAAGAATATAAGGAGCATATCGATATTTATAAACTTGCTTCTGAAATGATTGTGGATCAAATCGTATCTGCAGATGACCTACGTGAAGAATTGATGGATCGTTTCGAAGTATATGAGTCGAAAGAAATGATATTCAGTGAACGTAAACATCCTGTTTATCCGGTGTAA
- a CDS encoding 2-dehydropantoate 2-reductase: MKASIIGGGSIGLLFAAYLLRSGMDVSLIVRRKEQKGAIQNDGLKLKSRNGQFTYKPDVHILSEVESIEADILIVAVKSYQVADIKSEILTKFEQTKSILFVQNGMHHIKFLPDLKNHSVYLGIVEHGSLKESDTCIRHTGVGQTKIAPYIDGHSGINWEQYSTDSFSFVHHHDWYEMLSKKLHINSVINPLTAILGVENGRLLDHPDWIDLMKKLSAESCRVLHINENDAWEDLLTVCKNTSLNKSSMLRDIESRRKTEIEAINGYLVELASQDQIELSNHEFVYKMIKGMEM, encoded by the coding sequence ATGAAGGCTTCTATTATAGGAGGTGGCTCGATTGGACTTCTTTTCGCAGCCTATTTACTTCGAAGTGGAATGGATGTTTCTTTGATTGTGAGACGAAAGGAACAGAAGGGCGCTATCCAAAATGACGGACTGAAGTTAAAATCGAGAAATGGTCAATTTACATATAAACCTGATGTTCATATTTTAAGTGAAGTAGAGTCTATTGAGGCTGATATATTGATTGTAGCTGTAAAATCTTATCAAGTTGCCGATATTAAATCAGAAATCTTAACTAAATTTGAACAAACTAAATCCATTTTATTTGTACAAAATGGGATGCATCATATTAAATTTTTGCCAGACCTAAAGAACCATTCCGTCTACTTAGGAATTGTGGAACATGGGTCTCTTAAGGAATCCGATACATGTATCCGCCATACAGGGGTAGGACAAACGAAAATTGCTCCTTACATTGATGGTCATTCCGGAATCAATTGGGAACAATACTCCACTGACTCCTTTTCTTTTGTTCATCATCATGATTGGTATGAAATGTTGAGTAAGAAGCTTCATATCAACTCAGTAATAAATCCTTTAACGGCTATTTTAGGTGTCGAGAATGGTAGGTTGTTAGATCATCCTGACTGGATAGATTTAATGAAGAAGCTAAGTGCTGAATCTTGTCGAGTACTTCATATAAATGAAAACGATGCATGGGAGGATTTATTAACGGTCTGCAAGAATACATCTTTAAACAAATCATCTATGTTAAGAGATATAGAAAGTCGTCGAAAAACAGAAATAGAGGCGATTAATGGGTACTTGGTTGAATTGGCTAGTCAGGACCAGATTGAGTTATCGAATCACGAATTTGTTTACAAAATGATAAAGGGTATGGAAATGTAA
- a CDS encoding DUF3397 domain-containing protein has translation MLGVLLGSIATFVTVPFLVWGVVYVVTRKISRKKKFSFMLATDVTTFFLIISVLVTMYTIWSRPFIWPVIILLLLIVIGITFLFWKQDKDVGISHIIKTSWRFNFLLFSSGYLFLCVYGLVQRTLEL, from the coding sequence ATGTTAGGTGTCTTGCTTGGTTCGATTGCAACATTTGTTACTGTTCCGTTTTTAGTTTGGGGTGTCGTATATGTTGTGACAAGAAAAATCTCAAGAAAGAAGAAGTTTTCATTCATGTTAGCTACAGATGTGACGACATTCTTTCTTATTATTTCGGTATTGGTGACGATGTACACGATTTGGAGTAGGCCCTTCATCTGGCCAGTGATCATTTTATTGTTATTGATTGTTATAGGTATTACCTTTCTATTTTGGAAACAAGATAAGGACGTTGGTATATCTCATATTATCAAAACATCCTGGCGCTTTAATTTCCTATTGTTTTCATCCGGTTATTTATTTCTTTGCGTTTATGGGTTAGTACAAAGAACATTGGAGTTGTAA